A window of the Nisaea acidiphila genome harbors these coding sequences:
- a CDS encoding monovalent cation/H+ antiporter subunit D family protein has protein sequence MIGAEHLPVLQVVGPLIAAPVCSLLRIRNLAWLFTLAVSIGAFLCSIHLLQTVMASGPLVYELGGWAAPLGIEYRVDASNGIVLLIISGISSIVLPFAKRSFEAEVPEKLHSLLYTAYLLCLTGLLGITATADAFNVFVFLEVSSLSTYVLVAAGASTDRRALTAAYNYLILGTVGATFFVIGIGLLYMATGSLNMADIANRLADIEETRTVDVAFAFVVVGLALKLALFPLHAWLPNAYTHAPSAVTAFLAATATKAAVYLMLRFSFTVFGTGSGLLAPMAGTVGIPLALAGMFAGSIAAIYQYNLKRMLAYSSVAQIGYMVLGFGFLSVTGVMATTLHLFNHALMKGALFMALGCVFFRVRSVNIGDLAGIGRQMPWTMSAIVVGGLSLIGVPLTVGFISKWYLIQAALEQEAWWIVALIVASSLLAVIYVWRVVETAYLKEPVPGRTVTEAPLSMLIPTWVLVGANLYFGIEADFTVSVARVAAEGLVGAMQ, from the coding sequence ATGATCGGCGCCGAGCATCTTCCCGTCCTTCAGGTCGTCGGACCGCTGATCGCCGCGCCAGTCTGTTCCCTGCTCCGAATACGGAATCTCGCCTGGCTGTTCACCTTGGCCGTCAGCATCGGTGCGTTTCTCTGCTCGATCCACCTGCTGCAGACGGTCATGGCCAGTGGTCCGCTCGTATACGAACTCGGCGGATGGGCTGCGCCCCTGGGCATCGAGTACCGTGTCGACGCCAGCAACGGCATCGTCCTGCTGATCATTTCCGGCATTTCCTCGATCGTACTGCCATTCGCCAAGCGCAGCTTCGAGGCGGAAGTGCCAGAGAAGCTGCACAGCCTGCTCTACACCGCCTACCTGCTTTGCCTGACAGGGCTGCTCGGGATCACGGCGACGGCGGACGCCTTCAACGTTTTCGTCTTTCTCGAGGTCTCGTCGCTCTCGACCTACGTGCTTGTTGCGGCCGGCGCCTCGACGGACCGCCGGGCGCTGACCGCGGCCTACAATTACCTGATCCTCGGGACTGTCGGCGCGACCTTCTTCGTTATCGGCATCGGGCTGCTCTACATGGCGACCGGTAGCCTGAACATGGCCGACATTGCCAACCGGCTGGCGGATATCGAGGAAACCCGGACTGTCGACGTGGCCTTCGCTTTTGTCGTTGTCGGGCTGGCGCTGAAGCTCGCCCTGTTCCCGCTTCATGCCTGGCTTCCGAACGCGTACACCCATGCGCCGAGCGCGGTAACCGCCTTCCTGGCCGCGACCGCGACCAAGGCCGCCGTCTACCTGATGCTGCGCTTCTCCTTCACGGTGTTCGGGACCGGTTCCGGGCTGCTCGCGCCGATGGCGGGAACCGTCGGCATTCCACTCGCCCTCGCGGGCATGTTCGCGGGGTCGATTGCGGCGATCTACCAATACAATCTGAAACGCATGCTGGCTTACTCAAGCGTCGCGCAGATCGGCTACATGGTGCTCGGCTTCGGGTTCCTCAGCGTGACCGGTGTAATGGCGACCACGCTGCATCTATTCAACCATGCGCTCATGAAGGGGGCGCTGTTCATGGCGCTCGGCTGCGTCTTCTTCCGGGTCCGCTCGGTCAATATCGGCGACCTCGCCGGGATCGGCCGGCAGATGCCCTGGACCATGAGTGCCATTGTGGTCGGGGGGCTCAGCCTGATCGGCGTACCCTTGACCGTCGGCTTCATCAGCAAGTGGTACCTGATCCAAGCCGCGCTTGAGCAGGAAGCCTGGTGGATTGTCGCTCTGATCGTCGCCAGTTCGCTGCTCGCGGTGATCTATGTCTGGCGGGTCGTCGAAACCGCCTATCTCAAGGAACCGGTGCCCGGCCGGACGGTCACGGAAGCGCCGCTCTCGATGCTGATACCGACCTGGGTGCTCGTCGGCGCCAATCTTTATTTCGGTATTGAGGCCGACTTTACTGTGTCCG
- a CDS encoding cation:proton antiporter subunit C: MLELILDKYNYWVVVALMLFGLYIVISRGNLVKKLVGLNVFQTSVFLFYISLAKAEGGTAPILTGETELFSNPLPHVLILTAIVVGIATTALGLALVVRIRESYNTIEEDELEDLNIAVMKAEQSGSKGEAQ, translated from the coding sequence ATGCTTGAGCTCATACTCGACAAATATAACTACTGGGTCGTCGTCGCCCTGATGCTGTTCGGGCTCTACATCGTCATCTCCCGCGGCAATCTGGTGAAAAAACTGGTCGGGCTGAATGTCTTTCAGACCTCGGTCTTCCTCTTCTACATCTCGCTTGCCAAGGCCGAAGGCGGCACCGCGCCCATCCTGACGGGCGAGACGGAACTTTTCTCCAACCCGTTGCCGCATGTGCTGATCCTCACCGCCATCGTGGTTGGTATCGCGACGACCGCGCTCGGTCTCGCCCTCGTGGTGCGGATCAGGGAGAGCTACAACACGATTGAGGAAGACGAGCTGGAAGACCTCAACATCGCCGTCATGAAGGCTGAGCAATCGGGCTCAAAGGGAGAGGCACAATGA
- a CDS encoding Na(+)/H(+) antiporter subunit B, producing the protein MRHHLILRVVSKLLIPFILLYALYVQFHGDYGPGGGFQAGVIFAAAFILYALIYGVETARKAFPASWLAILVPLGLLIYAATGIASLLLGGTYLDYDVLASTPTGGQHLGILVVEFGVGVTVTAVMIAVFFAYAGRTDDIQDDDW; encoded by the coding sequence ATGAGGCATCACCTGATCCTGCGCGTGGTCTCCAAGCTGCTGATCCCCTTCATCCTGCTTTATGCGCTCTATGTTCAGTTCCACGGCGATTACGGGCCGGGCGGAGGATTTCAGGCAGGTGTGATCTTTGCAGCGGCCTTCATCCTCTACGCCCTGATCTACGGTGTGGAAACCGCCCGCAAGGCCTTCCCGGCAAGCTGGCTCGCGATCCTGGTTCCACTCGGGCTGCTGATCTATGCCGCGACCGGTATCGCCTCGCTCCTGCTCGGCGGCACCTATCTAGATTACGACGTCCTCGCCTCGACGCCGACCGGCGGCCAGCATCTCGGCATTCTGGTCGTGGAATTCGGCGTCGGCGTGACGGTGACCGCGGTGATGATCGCGGTCTTTTTCGCCTATGCCGGACGCACCGACGACATTCAGGACGACGACTGGTAA
- a CDS encoding DUF4040 domain-containing protein has protein sequence MQTGLVNILIDIALMTLLTITAIGIMRSRHLFATAMLSGIYSLITAALFVTLDAVDVAFTEAAVGAGISTVLMLGAMTLTRRSEKHAVKLHIGPILVCLAVGAALIYGTVDMPPFGSIEAAGFNHIVPEYIAGSRDDIQVPNIVTSILASYRGFDTLGEVAVIFTAGIGVMFLIGRKRREDDATETGPKAPGDEA, from the coding sequence ATGCAAACCGGCCTTGTGAACATTCTGATCGATATCGCGCTGATGACGCTGCTGACGATCACCGCGATCGGCATCATGCGCTCCCGCCATCTTTTCGCGACCGCGATGCTTTCAGGCATCTACAGTCTGATCACCGCAGCTCTCTTCGTGACGCTCGACGCCGTGGACGTGGCCTTCACCGAAGCCGCGGTCGGCGCCGGAATCTCCACGGTTCTGATGCTCGGCGCGATGACGCTGACCCGGCGGAGCGAGAAGCATGCGGTGAAGCTCCATATCGGACCGATACTGGTTTGCCTCGCAGTGGGTGCGGCACTCATTTACGGTACCGTCGACATGCCGCCATTCGGCTCGATCGAGGCCGCCGGATTCAATCACATCGTTCCGGAATATATCGCCGGATCGCGCGACGATATTCAGGTGCCGAATATCGTGACCTCAATCCTGGCGAGCTACCGCGGTTTCGATACGCTCGGCGAAGTCGCGGTGATCTTCACCGCCGGTATCGGGGTCATGTTCCTGATCGGGCGAAAGCGGAGAGAAGACGATGCCACCGAGACCGGCCCTAAGGCTCCGGGGGACGAGGCATGA
- the mnhG gene encoding monovalent cation/H(+) antiporter subunit G: MMEIVIDILSWGFILAGVFFVFIGTLGMLRLPDFYTRLHAAGITDTMGMELLLIGMMLQAGWSLATVKLLMISLFIFFTSPTATHALANAANSVGLRPYGVPEKDLRRTSKEDV; the protein is encoded by the coding sequence ATGATGGAGATCGTAATCGATATCCTCTCCTGGGGCTTCATCCTGGCCGGGGTCTTCTTCGTCTTTATCGGAACCCTCGGCATGCTCCGGCTACCGGATTTCTATACGCGTCTGCATGCCGCGGGGATCACCGACACGATGGGAATGGAACTGCTGCTGATCGGCATGATGCTGCAGGCCGGATGGTCTCTGGCCACCGTAAAGCTGCTGATGATCTCGCTTTTCATTTTCTTCACCAGCCCGACAGCGACCCACGCCCTCGCCAACGCGGCAAACTCCGTCGGCCTGCGCCCCTACGGAGTGCCCGAGAAAGACCTGCGCCGGACCTCGAAGGAGGACGTGTGA
- a CDS encoding monovalent cation/H+ antiporter complex subunit F yields MMFAAAAAGLIIPMLMALARGLMGPTLYDRVLAGNSFGTKTVLLIAVLGFIGGRPDFLDIALLYALMNFVGTIAILKFFRYRNLGIAGETGNGNGDGGAA; encoded by the coding sequence ATGATGTTTGCCGCAGCCGCAGCCGGCCTGATCATTCCCATGCTGATGGCTCTCGCGCGCGGCTTGATGGGACCGACCCTCTATGACCGCGTGCTCGCCGGCAACAGCTTCGGCACCAAGACGGTTCTACTGATCGCGGTGCTCGGCTTCATCGGCGGGCGCCCGGACTTTCTCGATATCGCCCTGCTCTATGCTCTGATGAATTTCGTCGGCACCATCGCGATCCTGAAATTCTTCCGTTACCGCAATCTCGGCATCGCCGGAGAGACCGGGAACGGGAATGGCGACGGAGGGGCCGCATGA
- a CDS encoding Na+/H+ antiporter subunit E, whose product MGHIISLGVSLAAFWMLLSGSVSLDHKLVLGFGVASVVLTVFLALRMDRIDGNPVSINLRPRLIRYWIWLAKEIGKANIDVAKIVLSTKLEISPRMVRVKATQKTDVGIATFANSITLTPGTVTVDIEDDEILVHAITNEMAEGLLQSDMDDRITAVEARIR is encoded by the coding sequence ATGGGGCACATCATAAGTCTTGGGGTGAGCCTCGCCGCCTTCTGGATGCTGCTATCCGGCTCCGTAAGCCTGGACCATAAACTGGTCCTTGGCTTTGGCGTAGCCTCGGTGGTCCTTACAGTCTTTCTCGCCCTGCGCATGGACCGGATCGACGGCAATCCGGTTTCCATCAATCTTCGTCCTCGCCTGATTCGGTACTGGATCTGGCTCGCCAAGGAAATCGGCAAGGCGAATATCGACGTCGCAAAAATCGTGCTCTCTACGAAGCTGGAGATATCGCCTCGAATGGTGCGGGTGAAAGCCACGCAGAAGACCGATGTCGGCATCGCTACTTTTGCGAATTCAATCACGCTCACTCCTGGCACAGTAACCGTCGATATCGAGGATGACGAAATCCTCGTACATGCGATCACTAACGAAATGGCCGAGGGACTGCTGCAAAGCGACATGGATGACCGCATAACGGCCGTGGAGGCCAGGATCCGATGA
- the prpB gene encoding methylisocitrate lyase — translation MTWLLENAALRPAGDRLAALWERPGILRIPGAHDPFSAVVARDTGFETLYLSGGALSASLALPDLGMMTMEELIGQVRGIVRASRLPLVVDGDTGYGEALNVMRLCRELEEAGAAAVQLEDQVLPKKCGHLSDKLLNDTDSMCAKIAAARKARRSLRIIARTDAMASEGLEAAIARAQSYVAAGADAIFPEALTDEGHFRAFAEALDVPLLANMTEFGKTPYYTAEQFEAWGFKMVIWPVTSMRAAAGIVRDLYAHLAEFGGQEGFLDRLMARKDIYKHIGYADYESLDGSIAASVVPEVD, via the coding sequence ATGACATGGCTTCTGGAGAACGCGGCGCTGCGACCGGCCGGCGATCGGCTGGCGGCCCTTTGGGAGCGCCCCGGGATTCTTCGCATTCCCGGTGCGCACGACCCGTTTTCCGCAGTTGTCGCCAGAGATACCGGATTCGAGACACTCTATCTCTCGGGCGGAGCCCTCTCGGCCAGTCTTGCGCTCCCGGACCTGGGTATGATGACGATGGAAGAACTCATAGGGCAGGTCCGCGGTATAGTTCGTGCTTCCCGTTTGCCGCTCGTGGTCGATGGTGACACCGGATACGGCGAGGCGCTGAACGTGATGCGTCTCTGCCGGGAGTTGGAAGAGGCAGGTGCCGCAGCGGTCCAGCTCGAGGACCAGGTGCTGCCGAAGAAATGCGGGCATCTGTCCGACAAACTCTTGAACGATACGGACTCAATGTGCGCGAAGATCGCCGCTGCTCGAAAGGCGCGGCGGTCGCTTCGTATCATTGCACGGACCGATGCCATGGCATCGGAAGGGCTTGAAGCGGCGATCGCGCGCGCGCAGTCCTACGTTGCGGCCGGTGCCGATGCGATCTTTCCCGAAGCTCTGACCGACGAGGGGCATTTCAGGGCATTCGCGGAGGCTCTGGACGTACCGTTGCTCGCCAATATGACGGAGTTTGGGAAGACGCCCTATTACACGGCCGAACAGTTCGAGGCTTGGGGGTTCAAGATGGTGATCTGGCCGGTCACGTCGATGCGCGCCGCCGCCGGGATTGTTCGGGACTTGTATGCCCATCTCGCGGAGTTTGGTGGCCAAGAGGGATTCCTCGATCGGCTGATGGCACGGAAGGACATCTACAAACATATCGGTTACGCGGATTACGAGTCGCTCGATGGAAGCATCGCGGCAAGTGTCGTGCCCGAGGTGGATTGA
- a CDS encoding branched-chain amino acid aminotransferase yields MKQIFFYRGEWLSNEPMVSGPLQISFWSGSSVFDGARAIKGALPDIGLHAQRVVRSAKAMLLNPGLEAKEIESLCRDAAARLPADRDYYIRPMFYSTGQGVAPEGNDTEFVLAVFEAPLPDPIAGGACLSSFRRCAVDQGPTNAKAGCLYPNGQRALLEARDRGFDLPVLLDPNGNVAEFSTANIWIVKDGVAKTPAANGTFLSGITRRRLIRLLTQDGIPVEEAVLSPEDLATAEEIIVCGNFGKIQAIDRFEDRMLTPGPVFERARALYMQFVESERQVPAAAE; encoded by the coding sequence ATGAAACAAATATTCTTCTATCGCGGTGAATGGCTATCAAACGAACCGATGGTCAGCGGTCCGCTTCAGATTTCGTTCTGGTCCGGAAGCTCGGTCTTCGACGGGGCGAGGGCCATCAAGGGAGCACTTCCGGATATCGGCTTGCATGCGCAACGCGTGGTCCGCTCGGCAAAGGCGATGTTGCTCAATCCGGGGCTGGAAGCGAAGGAGATCGAGAGTCTCTGCCGTGACGCCGCCGCACGTCTACCGGCAGACCGGGACTATTACATCCGGCCAATGTTCTACTCGACGGGCCAGGGCGTTGCCCCGGAAGGGAACGACACGGAGTTCGTGCTTGCCGTCTTCGAGGCGCCGTTGCCGGATCCTATTGCAGGAGGTGCCTGCCTCTCGAGCTTCCGGCGCTGCGCGGTCGACCAAGGGCCTACGAACGCAAAGGCGGGCTGCCTCTATCCGAACGGGCAACGGGCGCTCTTGGAAGCGCGCGACCGGGGCTTCGACCTGCCTGTTCTTCTCGATCCGAATGGAAACGTCGCGGAATTCTCGACGGCGAACATCTGGATCGTGAAGGACGGTGTCGCGAAGACGCCGGCGGCGAATGGAACGTTCCTCTCAGGCATCACGCGCCGCCGTCTGATCAGGCTCCTGACGCAAGACGGCATTCCGGTCGAGGAAGCGGTGCTGTCGCCAGAGGATCTCGCGACAGCGGAAGAGATCATCGTCTGCGGCAATTTCGGGAAAATTCAGGCGATCGACCGCTTCGAGGACCGGATGCTGACCCCGGGACCGGTCTTCGAGCGGGCACGTGCGCTCTATATGCAGTTCGTGGAGAGCGAGCGGCAGGTGCCTGCCGCCGCCGAATGA
- a CDS encoding ABC transporter substrate-binding protein — protein MFTRTAALLVALLVLGSAPVRAADKLTVLLDWFVNPDHGPLIVAENKGFFAAEGLEVELIAPADPNDPPKLVAAKKADIAVSYQPQLHIQAAEGLPLVRFGTLVATPLNTLVALKDGPVKTIADLKGRKVGFSVGGFEDALLGAMLKKHGLALSDVELVNVNFSLSPSIISGQVDAVIGAFRNFELNQMDIVGQPGRAFFVEEEGVPPYDELIYVAHRDSLSDQRLKRFLAAVEKATQYLVNHPGEAWEAFIDGRKDLDDELNKRAWRDTLPRFALRPAALDSGRYRRFEAFMRETGLVTKPTDVTAYATELQ, from the coding sequence ATGTTCACCCGCACCGCCGCGCTCCTCGTCGCGCTTCTTGTCCTGGGATCGGCCCCCGTCAGAGCCGCGGATAAGCTGACGGTCCTGCTCGACTGGTTCGTCAATCCGGATCACGGCCCGCTGATAGTGGCCGAGAACAAAGGCTTCTTTGCCGCGGAGGGTCTCGAGGTGGAGTTGATCGCACCCGCCGATCCGAACGACCCGCCGAAACTGGTCGCGGCTAAGAAGGCGGACATTGCCGTTTCCTATCAGCCGCAGCTGCACATCCAGGCCGCCGAAGGCCTCCCGCTGGTGCGTTTCGGAACCCTGGTGGCGACTCCGCTCAACACCCTGGTGGCGCTTAAGGACGGCCCGGTGAAGACCATCGCGGACCTGAAGGGCCGCAAGGTCGGATTCTCCGTCGGAGGGTTCGAGGATGCGTTGCTCGGCGCCATGCTGAAAAAGCACGGTCTCGCGCTTTCGGACGTCGAGCTGGTGAACGTCAATTTCTCGCTCTCGCCATCGATCATTTCAGGCCAGGTCGATGCGGTGATCGGCGCATTCCGCAATTTCGAACTCAACCAGATGGACATTGTCGGCCAGCCGGGCCGGGCCTTCTTCGTCGAGGAGGAAGGCGTGCCGCCCTATGACGAGCTGATCTATGTCGCGCACCGGGATAGTCTCTCAGACCAGCGCCTCAAGCGCTTTCTTGCTGCGGTGGAAAAGGCGACGCAATATCTCGTGAACCATCCGGGAGAGGCTTGGGAGGCCTTTATCGACGGCCGCAAGGACCTGGACGACGAGTTGAACAAGCGTGCCTGGCGCGACACCCTGCCCCGCTTCGCACTCCGCCCGGCGGCCTTGGATAGCGGGCGCTATCGCCGCTTCGAAGCCTTCATGCGGGAGACCGGTCTTGTGACGAAACCGACCGACGTCACCGCCTACGCGACCGAACTGCAATAG
- a CDS encoding ABC transporter permease, giving the protein MAMIRAIVIAAGLLMLWQGVVSLSGTPPYILPGPALVAEALWQSSHLILPHAATTLAEILLGLGIGTLFGAAAALSLSWSARVRPWLLPVLVISQAVPVFALAPVLVLWLGYGMASKVAMAALIIFFPVTAAMFDGLRRTDPLFIDCARTLGAGRLDLLLHVRLPAALPAFASGLRVATAVAPIGAVVGEWVGSSSGLGYLMLHANARLQIDLMFAALFTLSILALSLYYGVDVLLRAAMPWQAGEARPAADTAYN; this is encoded by the coding sequence ATGGCGATGATCCGCGCCATCGTAATCGCGGCCGGACTGCTGATGCTCTGGCAGGGCGTCGTCAGCCTCAGCGGCACGCCGCCCTACATCCTCCCGGGACCGGCACTCGTCGCCGAAGCTCTCTGGCAGAGTTCCCACCTCATTCTGCCGCACGCCGCAACGACGCTTGCCGAGATTCTCCTTGGGCTCGGCATCGGTACGCTCTTCGGTGCCGCGGCGGCGCTCTCACTGAGCTGGTCGGCGCGGGTCAGGCCATGGCTGCTTCCGGTACTTGTCATCAGCCAAGCCGTGCCGGTCTTCGCGCTGGCGCCGGTGCTCGTGCTCTGGCTCGGCTACGGAATGGCCTCCAAGGTGGCTATGGCGGCCCTGATCATTTTCTTCCCCGTCACCGCCGCAATGTTCGATGGGCTGCGCCGAACCGACCCGCTCTTCATCGACTGCGCCCGCACGCTCGGCGCGGGGCGTCTCGACCTGCTGCTTCATGTCCGCCTTCCGGCAGCCCTTCCCGCCTTCGCCTCGGGCCTCAGGGTGGCGACGGCGGTCGCGCCGATCGGCGCCGTGGTCGGAGAGTGGGTCGGCTCCAGCTCGGGGCTCGGCTACCTGATGTTGCACGCCAATGCGCGGCTTCAGATCGACCTGATGTTCGCCGCACTCTTTACCCTCTCGATCCTCGCCCTGTCGCTCTACTACGGGGTCGATGTCCTGTTGAGGGCCGCGATGCCCTGGCAGGCCGGCGAAGCCCGGCCGGCCGCAGATACCGCCTATAACTGA
- a CDS encoding NAD(P)-binding domain-containing protein, which translates to MSDAGPAIGLDALEARVRDDLRIISYPDGNWVPERRGPDGRPVLDVLVIGGEQGGLAIAHALKRARIDRVRIVDRAPEGLEGPWMTYARMPTLRSPKEVNGPDLDIPSLSFRAWFVAQHGEAEWSALNKIAKEDWASYLLWLRRALDIRIENGISAERISPSDFGDLVAAELVDMASGARESVLARKIVVATGIETPGKWWTPEEVAALDRSYWAHASANIDFESLKGRRVAVLGAGASAFDNAAMALEAGAARVTVCCRREDLQRVQPFKWLSFPGFLGHFAELDDSWRWRFMNHLLTLREAFPRETWERVAKHEAFELLTGAPWLSCRAAGGGVEIETPGQTFEADYLIVGTGFDIDLPALPEFSDIAANAALWRDRFHPPASEENPRLGRYPYLDSTFAFQERVPGTAPWLSHVRLFTFGATVSFGPSGSSINAMKFAVPRLVSGIVRDLFTEDVEQHWDSLKDYNLPEFLLPGENGEAAPQQPVIGRTA; encoded by the coding sequence GTGAGCGACGCCGGACCGGCCATAGGACTGGATGCACTTGAAGCGCGGGTCCGCGACGATCTGAGGATCATTTCCTACCCTGACGGAAACTGGGTTCCGGAGCGGCGCGGACCGGACGGACGCCCGGTGCTTGATGTCCTGGTGATCGGCGGCGAGCAGGGCGGCCTCGCGATTGCCCATGCATTGAAGCGGGCGCGTATCGACCGCGTGCGGATCGTCGACCGCGCGCCGGAAGGCCTGGAAGGTCCGTGGATGACCTACGCCCGGATGCCGACGCTGCGATCTCCGAAGGAGGTGAACGGGCCGGACCTGGATATCCCGTCCCTGTCCTTCCGCGCATGGTTCGTTGCCCAGCACGGCGAGGCGGAGTGGTCGGCGCTCAACAAGATTGCGAAAGAGGACTGGGCCTCATATCTCCTCTGGCTGAGGCGGGCGCTTGATATCCGTATTGAAAACGGGATCTCGGCGGAACGGATCTCGCCGTCGGATTTTGGTGATCTGGTTGCAGCGGAACTCGTGGATATGGCCTCCGGCGCAAGGGAATCCGTGCTCGCGCGCAAGATCGTCGTCGCGACCGGTATCGAGACGCCCGGCAAATGGTGGACGCCGGAAGAGGTCGCGGCGCTTGACAGAAGCTATTGGGCACACGCCTCCGCGAACATCGATTTCGAGAGCTTGAAAGGACGTCGGGTCGCTGTACTGGGCGCCGGCGCATCCGCATTCGACAATGCGGCCATGGCTCTGGAGGCGGGCGCGGCGCGGGTCACCGTCTGCTGCCGGCGTGAGGATCTTCAGAGGGTGCAGCCCTTTAAATGGCTGTCGTTTCCCGGATTCCTCGGGCATTTCGCCGAGCTTGACGATTCCTGGCGCTGGCGCTTCATGAACCACCTTCTGACACTGCGCGAAGCATTCCCGCGTGAAACCTGGGAAAGGGTGGCGAAGCACGAGGCGTTCGAGCTGTTGACGGGGGCGCCGTGGCTCTCCTGCCGCGCTGCGGGCGGCGGGGTTGAGATCGAGACGCCGGGACAGACCTTCGAGGCCGACTACCTGATCGTCGGTACCGGCTTCGACATCGACCTTCCCGCGCTTCCCGAATTTTCCGATATCGCGGCGAATGCGGCGCTCTGGCGCGACCGTTTCCATCCGCCGGCGTCCGAGGAAAACCCGAGACTGGGGCGTTACCCTTATCTCGATTCCACGTTTGCCTTTCAGGAACGCGTCCCCGGCACTGCGCCGTGGCTCAGCCATGTGCGGCTTTTCACCTTCGGCGCGACCGTCAGCTTCGGCCCCTCCGGTTCTTCGATCAATGCGATGAAATTCGCTGTGCCGCGGCTCGTCTCCGGCATTGTGAGGGATCTCTTCACGGAGGATGTGGAGCAGCACTGGGACAGCCTGAAGGACTATAATCTGCCTGAGTTTCTGCTTCCCGGCGAAAATGGGGAAGCTGCACCTCAGCAGCCTGTCATCGGCAGGACCGCATGA
- a CDS encoding acetoin utilization protein AcuC, with protein sequence MSAEVSQFDPPSSARIPASFPDRPFMIGSEIYRRSRYGVKHPLSIQRVTPVMDLARALGLVGEDRFVDSPMATPEELSRFHAPDYVAAIMRAERDRQVSDAVKEKYNIGRAGNPVFPEIFSRPATAAGASLLAGRTLAGVERGIIHSLAGGTHHGRPDMAFGFCFFNDPVLGILAMLDGGLSRIAYVDLDAHHGDGVQDAFHDEDRVLTVSIHEEDRWPRTGPADDRAGGMARNFPAPKGLNDTEFRFLVAEGVRPIVESFGPDAIVIQSGCDALADDPQSKLELSNNALWEAVDRLVRLAPRVLVLGGGGYNPWAVARCWTGIWAALNGQDPRGIALNAESESVLRGLFWNHSRGRNPPEHWFTRLADAPREGAVRQEVVDLARAVL encoded by the coding sequence ATGAGCGCCGAGGTTTCGCAATTCGACCCGCCGTCGAGTGCGCGGATCCCGGCGTCGTTCCCGGACCGGCCGTTCATGATCGGCAGCGAGATCTATCGCCGTTCGCGATACGGCGTGAAACACCCGCTGTCGATCCAGCGCGTGACCCCGGTCATGGACCTGGCTCGCGCCCTTGGCCTGGTGGGCGAGGACCGCTTCGTCGACAGTCCCATGGCAACGCCGGAAGAGCTCTCCCGGTTTCATGCGCCGGATTATGTTGCCGCCATTATGCGGGCCGAGAGGGACAGGCAAGTCAGCGACGCGGTGAAGGAGAAATACAATATCGGCCGGGCCGGCAACCCGGTCTTTCCGGAAATTTTCAGCCGGCCGGCAACCGCCGCCGGCGCTTCCCTTCTGGCCGGCCGGACTCTGGCGGGTGTCGAGCGTGGGATCATCCATTCACTTGCCGGCGGCACCCATCATGGGCGGCCTGACATGGCCTTCGGCTTCTGCTTCTTCAACGATCCGGTACTCGGAATCCTGGCGATGCTCGATGGAGGGCTGTCGCGGATCGCCTATGTCGATCTCGACGCCCATCACGGCGATGGTGTGCAGGATGCCTTTCACGACGAGGACCGCGTGCTTACCGTATCCATCCACGAGGAGGACCGCTGGCCGCGAACCGGTCCGGCGGACGACCGGGCGGGTGGCATGGCCCGGAATTTCCCGGCGCCAAAGGGTCTGAACGACACGGAGTTCCGGTTTCTCGTGGCGGAGGGCGTCCGGCCGATCGTGGAAAGTTTCGGGCCGGACGCCATCGTGATCCAGAGCGGCTGCGACGCGCTTGCCGACGATCCGCAAAGCAAGCTGGAGCTTTCGAACAACGCACTTTGGGAGGCGGTCGACCGGCTCGTCCGTCTGGCTCCCCGGGTTCTGGTCCTCGGCGGCGGAGGCTACAATCCCTGGGCGGTCGCGCGGTGTTGGACCGGCATCTGGGCCGCCTTGAACGGACAGGACCCGCGGGGGATTGCGCTCAATGCGGAAAGCGAAAGCGTGTTGCGCGGTCTCTTCTGGAACCATAGCCGCGGGCGGAACCCGCCGGAACACTGGTTCACGAGGCTCGCCGACGCCCCGAGGGAAGGGGCTGTCCGGCAGGAGGTGGTCGACTTGGCCCGAGCGGTCCTTTAG